In one window of Gossypium arboreum isolate Shixiya-1 chromosome 4, ASM2569848v2, whole genome shotgun sequence DNA:
- the LOC108451376 gene encoding uncharacterized protein LOC108451376 encodes MTLQLGDRSLAQLEGKIKDVFVCMDKFIFSADFIMLDYEADREISIILEQLFLATGRTLIDVYKSELTMRLNDEPVTFSVFESIDKEECHTVDVLDDLIEEEFNDESTILSKEFAMTFDAESLDDCDNMVEANNLELKHGW; translated from the coding sequence ATGACATTACAACTAGGCGATCGATCCTTGGCTCAACTTGAAGGGAAAATAAAAGATGTCTTCGTTTGCatggataaatttattttttcggCTGATTTTATCATGCTTGACTATGAGGCAGACAGAGAGATTTCCATAATCTTGGAACAACTATTTTTAGCCACTGGCCGAACTCTTATTGATGTTTATAAAAGTGAACTTACCATGCGACTTAATGATGAGCCAGTCACCTTCAGTGTTTTTGAATCTATTGACAAAGAAGAATGCCATACTGTTGATGTGCTAGATGATCTAATTGAGGAAGAGTTCAATGACGAAAGCACAATACTTTCTAAAGAGTTTGCAATGACATTTGATGCCGAATCCTTAGACGATTGTGACAACATGGTTGAAGCTAATAATCTTGAACTCAAGCATGGATGGTAG